A single genomic interval of Zingiber officinale cultivar Zhangliang chromosome 4A, Zo_v1.1, whole genome shotgun sequence harbors:
- the LOC121970928 gene encoding DNA topoisomerase 1 beta-like — MTTPNNLLNCEPTPSARPSEAEPLPRHAHRHPFLLLFLRCLTPSRVGNFRVEPPGLFRGRGEHPKMGKLKNRIKPRDITINIGKDAPIPECSIPGERWKEVKHDNNVTWLAFWNDPINPKEFKYVFLAASSSLKGQSDKEKYEKARIIYKIFEETIQEILIVKIQQSGK, encoded by the exons ATGACGACGCCCAACAACCTTCTCAACTGCGAGCCCACACCCTCCGCCCGACCCTCGGAGGCAGAGCCATTACCTCGGCACGCCCATCGCcaccccttcctcctcctcttcctccgctGCCTAACTCCTTCAAGG GTTGGGAACTTCAGAGTGGAACCACCAGGGTTATTTCGTGGCCGAGGAGAGCATCCAAAG ATGGGAAAACTAAAAAACAGAATTAAGCCAAGAGATATTACAATCAATATAGGAAAAGATGCACCAATTCCGGAATGCTCAATACCTGGTGAAAG ATGGAAAGAAGTAAAACATGATAATAATGTCACATGGTTGGCATTCTGGAATGATCCCATAAATCCAAAAGAGTTCAAGTATGTCTTTCTGGCAGCGAGTAGTTCATTAAAAGGGCAAAGTGACAAAGAGAAATATGAGAAAGCCAG GATTATATACAAAATATTTGAAGAAACTATACAAGAGATTTTAATAGTAAAGATCCAACAAAGCGGCAAATAG
- the LOC121970927 gene encoding BTB/POZ domain-containing protein At1g67900-like translates to MRFMKLGTRPDTFFTTEAIRSVSSEVSTDLRIQVQRSLYHLHKFPMLSKCLRLQQLCSELGDAAEPAVIHLPDFPGGAEAFELCAKFCYGITVTLSPLNLVPVWCAACYLRMSDDADRSNLLGKLDVFFSSCILQRWKDTLATLRSTRKHAPLCEELGVTGRCVDAIATAIISSSTLPGASRNRWAADLSELGVDHYWRIMVVVKSAGVVSSKLLGEALQIYAGRWLATMVPGNGQEATGKSTLLMEKIVSLLPSEEGSVSCGFLLKLLKAANFLHASAPVKTELARRVGLQLEEASVEDLLIPQAANSGDTLYDVDVVMTMLEEFLLQGQSPATSPPREEKLRRQRRQSRSADKVEFEVHENGRRSSSSSHSSKLRVGKLIDSYLQEIAEDKNLPMEKLIAIAEAVPDFARTDHDDLYRVIDIYLRSHPELDKNSRKHLCRMLDCKKLTVEACMHAAQNELLPLRVVLQVLFFEQSRAAMSGFQVTELANNIKALLAKTGTGGDAGSREVLKLHHIGAASPSQDGWSISRLKRPAAKLQALELKLEEENGIDDGGLIPGEALLRTPSSRLKALCSLPRNPKKIIAKLLGLNRSANERN, encoded by the exons ATGAGGTTCATGAAGCTTGGCACCAGACCTGATACCTTCTTCACCACAGAAGCTATTAGGTCTGTTTCGTCAGAGGTCTCCACTGACCTCCGAATCCAGGTGCAGAGAAGTTTGTATCACCTGCACAAG TTTCCCATGCTGTCGAAATGCCTTCGCCTGCAACAGCTCTGCTCCGAGCTCGGGGACGCCGCCGAGCCGGCCGTCATCCACCTCCCGGACTTCCCCGGCGGCGCCGAGGCTTTTGAGCTCTGCGCCAAGTTCTGCTACGGCATCACCGTCACTCTCAGCCCCCTCAACCTCGTGCCCGTCTGGTGCGCCGCCTGCTACCTCCGCATGAGCGACGATGCCGACCGGAGCAACCTCCTCGGCAAGCTCGACGTCTTCTTCAGCTCCTGCATCCTCCAGCGGTGGAAGGACACGCTCGCGACGCTGCGGAGCACGCGGAAGCACGCTCCCCTGTGCGAGGAGCTCGGCGTCACCGGCCGCTGCGTCGACGCCATCGCCACCGCTATCATCTCCAGTTCTACGCTCCCGGGAGCGTCCAGGAACCGGTGGGCCGCCGACCTCAGCGAGCTCGGCGTCGACCATTACTGGCGGATCATGGTGGTCGTGAAATCCGCCGGAGTCGTCTCCAGCAAGCTCCTCGGCGAGGCGCTGCAGATCTACGCTGGCAGGTGGCTGGCAACCATGGTACCAGGCAACGGCCAAGAGGCCACCGGAAAGTCTACGTTGCTAATGGAGAAGATTGTCAGCTTGCTGCCATCCGAGGAAGGCTCTGTTTCGTGTGGTTTCCTTCTCAAGCTTCTCAAAGCCGCAAACTTTCTCCATGCTTCAGCTCCGGTGAAGACGGAATTAGCAAGACGAGTAGGATTACAACTGGAGGAAGCATCCGTCGAGGATCTCTTGATCCCACAGGCAGCGAATTCCGGCGACACATTATACGATGTCGATGTGGTGATGACCATGCTGGAGGAGTTCCTGCTTCAGGGGCAAAGCCCCGCGACGAGTCCGCCGAGGGAGGAGAAGCTCAGGCGCCAACGGAGGCAGTCTCGGTCGGCCGATAAGGTGGAGTTTGAGGTGCATGAGAACGGCCGGCGATCTTCTTCGTCCTCCCACAGCTCCAAGCTCCGAGTGGGCAAGCTCATAGACAGCTACCTCCAAGAAATCGCCGAGGACAAGAACTTGCCCATGGAGAAGCTCATTGCCATCGCAGAAGCTGTCCCAGACTTTGCCAGGACCGACCACGACGACCTTTACAGAGTCATCGACATCTACCTCAGG TCGCACCCAGAGCTCGACAAGAACTCAAGGAAGCACTTGTGCAGAATGTTAGACTGCAAGAAGCTCACAGTCGAGGCCTGCATGCACGCGGCACAGAACGAGCTCCTCCCTCTCCGGGTGGTGCTGCAGGTGCTGTTCTTCGAGCAGTCCCGTGCCGCCATGTCAGGCTTCCAGGTCACAGAGTTGGCCAACAACATCAAGGCGCTGCTGGCGAAGACAGGCACCGGAGGAGACGCAGGAAGCAGAGAGGTTCTGAAGCTTCACCACATCGGCGCTGCTTCTCCCTCGCAAGATGGCTGGAGCATCTCGAGATTGAAACGCCCTGCCGCGAAGCTCCAAGCCCTCGAGCTGAAGCTCGAGGAGGAGAATGGCATCGACGACGGCGGCCTAATTCCCGGCGAAGCTCTCTTGAGGACCCCTTCTTCGCGGCTCAAGGCCTTGTGCTCACTTCCTAGGAATCCCAAGAAGATCATCGCCAAATTGTTGGGTCTGAACAGAAGTGCAAACGAGAGGAATTAA